In the Euphorbia lathyris chromosome 5, ddEupLath1.1, whole genome shotgun sequence genome, one interval contains:
- the LOC136229416 gene encoding G-type lectin S-receptor-like serine/threonine-protein kinase At1g34300, which produces MIRLNIHLIFFFSLLVFPFSISAEITPNSSLFASNTDQRWSSDNGTFSLGFIPLDPQTSPPSFLAAIYYNGGIPIWTAGSSTPVDSAASLQFSGSLRLINGSGDTIWSTNTDNLGVTSASLQENGNFVLKNDISTVWSSFENPVDTIVPSQNFTTDNILESGSYSFTLLRFGNISLRWNNSITYWSKGLNSSFNSDNSSLNSPNLGLQSTGILSVFDSTLPSNGAIVVYSDDYAEPGEILRFLKLDNDGNLRIYSSQRGSGNKTERWAAVEDQCRVYGYCGELGMCSYLDSKPVCGCPSRNFELVDPNDSRKGCRRTMELDDCPGNVTMLDLENTMLLTYPPYSVFAGPESEVFYIATSACRLNCLMDTGGCEGSTLLSDGSGHCYLKRPGFLTAYQDASLPSISHIKVCPPVLPNPLRSDVSEEGSGWKVDGWVLIVGGIGVLVVLVILEYVLWICCCRKGSRFGGLSAQYALLEYASGAPVQFWYNELRAATKGFKEKLGTGGFGSVYKGCLANGMVVAVKQLEGIEQGERQFRMEVATISSTHHLNLVRLIGYCSEGRHRLLVYEFMKNGSLDQFLFDSGKSLNWEQRFSIAIGTAKAITYLHEECRDCIVHCDIKPENILVDENYNAKVSDFGLAKLINSKEYRYKTLASIRGTRGYLAPEWIANLPITSMSDVYSYGMVLLELVSGARNFKVSEETNIKKFSLWAYEEFNKGNISGILDRRLGDHEVEIEQVTRAIQVSFWCIQEQPSHRPKMGKVVQMLEGVAEIDRPPALMAAGHVSTSETSTFFSSNVSNISQTLSAPNPTSISSFQIAGISSSSVSEGSLEKASSALLVPRNL; this is translated from the exons ATGATAAGACTAAATATTCATctgatcttcttcttctctcttcttgtTTTCCCCTTTTCAATTTCAGCAGAAATCACACCAAATTCGAGTCTTTTTGCTTCAAATACAGATCAAAGATGGAGTTCTGATAATGGTACTTTCTCACTTGGGTTTATCCCTCTTGACCCACAAACTTCTCCGCCTTCTTTTCTCGCTGCAATTTactataatggtggaatacccATTTGGACTGCGG GGTCGTCAACTCCTGTTGATTCTGCTGCTTCCCTCCAATTCTCCGGTTCCCTCCGCCTTATCAACGGCTCCGGCGACACTATTTGGTCCACCAACACAGACAACCTCGGCGTAACCTCAGCTTCTCTCCAAGAAAACGGGAACTTCGTACTAAAAAACGACATTTCAACAGTTTGGTCCAGTTTTGAAAACCCCGTTGACACAATTGTTCCTTCTCAGAATTTCACAACGGATAACATTCTCGAATCCGGATCTTACTCTTTTACCCTTCTTAGATTTGGAAATATAAGCCTTAGATGGAATAATAGCATCACATATTGGAGCAAAGGTTTAAATTCCTCTTTTAATAGTGATAATTCAAGCCTAAATTCACCTAATTTAGGACTGCAAAGTACTGGAATTTTGTCCGTGTTTGATTCAACGTTACCTTCTAATGGAGCAATTGTAGTTTACAGCGACGATTACGCCGAACCGGGCGAGATTTTACGGTTTTTGAAGCTAGATAATGATGGGAATTTGAGGATTTATAGCTCTCAAAGAGGCAGTGGGAATAAAACAGAAAGATGGGCTGCTGTTGAAGATCAATGTAGAGTTTATGGTTACTGTGGGGAACTAGGAATGTGTAGTTATCTCGATTCGAAACCCGTTTGCGGGTGTCCGTCTCGAAATTTCGAGTTGGTTGATCCGAATGATAGTAGGAAAGGTTGCCGGAGGACAATGGAGCTTGATGATTGTCCAGGGAATGTGACAATGTTAGATTTGGAGAATACAATGTTGTTGACGTATCCTCCGTATAGCGTTTTCGCGGGTCCCGAATCCGAGGTTTTCTACATTGCTACGTCGGCTTGTCGATTGAATTGCTTGATGGATACCGGTGGTTGTGAGGGAAGTACTCTATTGTCGGATGGTTCGGGTCATTGTTACTTGAAAAGGCCCGGTTTTCTTACTGCTTATCAGGATGCTTCTCTGCCGTCCATTTCTCATATCAAGGTTTGTCCGCCGGTGCTTCCGAATCCGTTGCGTTCGGACGTGTCCGAGGAGGGGAGTGGGTGGAAGGTGGACGGGTGGGTTTTGATCGTCGGAGGAATCGGGGTTCTTGTAGTGTTGGTTATCTTGGAGTATGTGTTGTGGATATGTTGTTGTAGAAAAGGGTCGAGATTCGGTGGACTTTCCGCGCAATACGCGCTTCTCGAATATGCTTCGGGTGCTCCGGTGCAGTTCTGGTATAACGAGCTTCGGGCTGCGACTAAAGGGTTCAAGGAGAAGCTGGGAACCGGAGGATTCGGAAGTGTGTACAAAGGATGTCTTGCTAATGGAATGGTTGTAGCCGTTAAACAACTCGAAGGGATCGAGCAGGGCGAGCGACAGTTCCGAATGGAGGTTGCAACTATTAGTAGCACTCACCATTTGAATCTCGTGAGACTCATCGGTTACTGCTCCGAAGGACGCCACAGGTTACTGGTCTACGAGTTCATGAAAAACGGGTCGCTAGATCAGTTCCTTTTCGACTCGGGGAAGTCCTTGAATTGGGAGCAAAGGTTCAGCATTGCCATTGGTACTGCTAAGGCTATCACGTATCTCCACGAGGAATGCCGCGACTGCATTGTCCATTGCGATATAAAGCCCGAAAACATCCTCGTCGACGAGAACTACAACGCGAAAGTCTCCGATTTCGGCCTAGCTAAGCTGATAAACTCCAAAGAATACAGATACAAAACCCTGGCAAGTATTAGAGGCACTAGAGGATACTTAGCACCGGAATGGATTGCGAATCTTCCGATTACATCGATGTCTGATGTATACAGTTACGGAATGGTTCTGCTCGAGTTAGTGAGCGGAGCGAGGAATTTCAAAGTATCCGAAGAAACAAACATTAAAAAGTTTTCATTGTGGGCTTATGAAGAATTCAACAAAGGTAACATTTCGGGGATTCTTGATAGACGGCTAGGCGATCACGAGGTCGAAATCGAGCAAGTTACGAGGGCGATTCAAGTTAGTTTTTGGTGCATACAAGAGCAGCCATCGCATAGGCCGAAGATGGGGAAAGTTGTGCAGATGCTTGAAGGCGTTGCGGAGATTGATAGGCCGCCTGCGCTTATGGCAGCAGGCCACGTTTCGACGAGCGAAACGAGCACGTTTTTCAGCAGCAATGTGAGCAATATTTCACAGACATTATCAGCTCCTAATCCAACTTCAATTAGTTCATTTCAAATTGCAGGAATTTCAagttcttctgtttctgagggAAGTTTAGAAAAGGCTTCTTCTGCTCTTTTGGTACCAAGAAATTTATAA